Proteins found in one Hyalangium gracile genomic segment:
- a CDS encoding imm11 family protein: MPKRFFELADDVNVPHRWHLNTPTDRHGRQVDDRQFTCGTPVHITERLRIPVEIAGKPLDYSEANVGLPVVHVRVAAMFSELAPDDVQLLPVDVEGHPEQYLILVATRLIRCIDETASRIELWTHEDGLPDMVGRYFSVRDLRIDKAKVGSVRVLRCEGWTGPLIVSGEIKDALERMWATGTRFEEV, encoded by the coding sequence ATGCCCAAGCGTTTCTTCGAGCTGGCCGACGATGTGAACGTCCCGCACCGCTGGCACCTGAACACGCCGACGGACAGACATGGCCGACAGGTGGATGACAGGCAGTTCACGTGCGGAACGCCCGTCCACATCACGGAGCGCTTGAGAATCCCCGTCGAGATCGCGGGCAAGCCGCTGGACTACTCGGAAGCGAACGTTGGCCTCCCGGTGGTCCATGTCCGGGTCGCGGCCATGTTCTCGGAGCTGGCGCCGGATGATGTGCAACTGCTCCCCGTGGACGTGGAGGGACACCCGGAGCAGTACCTCATCCTCGTTGCCACACGCCTCATCCGCTGTATCGACGAAACAGCGTCCCGGATCGAGCTCTGGACTCATGAAGACGGGCTCCCAGACATGGTGGGTCGCTATTTCTCCGTGCGTGACCTGCGCATCGACAAGGCCAAGGTCGGAAGCGTCAGGGTGCTCCGGTGTGAGGGGTGGACGGGCCCGCTGATCGTCTCCGGGGAGATCAAGGACGCCTTGGAGCGCATGTGGGCCACAGGCACAAGGTTCGAGGAGGTCTAG
- a CDS encoding SMI1/KNR4 family protein, which yields MAAPLSSLLEEVSRAHFPYPPATPEEIAQFEQRMGWKLDPDLRSFYRHCNGAELLERLPDCPYQILPLSKIKRARVAIYGEDEDKWGPASAYAICDVQDGNYVLLDVSRQENGRYPLMDGYHEAWPNPKYCGPVARSFSEFLEGILRTRRNLYWLGE from the coding sequence ATGGCCGCTCCCCTCAGCAGCTTGCTGGAAGAGGTATCACGCGCTCACTTCCCGTATCCTCCCGCTACACCCGAGGAGATCGCGCAGTTCGAGCAGCGCATGGGATGGAAGCTGGATCCAGACCTGCGCTCTTTCTACCGGCACTGCAACGGGGCAGAGCTGCTCGAGCGGCTCCCTGACTGCCCTTACCAGATCCTTCCCTTGTCGAAGATCAAGCGGGCCAGGGTGGCCATCTATGGCGAGGATGAGGACAAGTGGGGCCCAGCTTCCGCTTACGCGATCTGCGATGTTCAAGACGGCAACTACGTCTTGCTCGACGTGAGCAGGCAGGAGAACGGACGGTATCCCCTCATGGATGGCTACCATGAGGCATGGCCGAACCCGAAGTACTGCGGGCCGGTTGCTCGTTCCTTCTCCGAGTTTCTAGAAGGCATCTTGCGGACCCGACGCAATCTCTACTGGCTGGGAGAGTAA
- a CDS encoding zinc ribbon domain-containing protein — protein MREKLKALAELQKVDMDAAALRKAADVHPKQIAELERELGAARSAIEAERNRLADIERQKLQLEQNIADEKDKVKKWEARLAEQRSTREYSALAREIDIAKKANLTMADELVELTKTLATAREAVKGKEAEFATRQQQLGARMSELRAKLAEAESQVKALEGQRSGAAAGVDSNLLRRYEAIRKKKLPALVGVVAGTCQGCNMNVPPQLYNQLRTSLGTDVCPSCHRIIYAVEALAEPTSK, from the coding sequence TTGCGGGAGAAATTGAAGGCTCTGGCGGAGCTGCAGAAGGTGGACATGGATGCCGCCGCCCTGCGCAAAGCCGCAGACGTCCACCCCAAGCAGATCGCTGAACTGGAGCGCGAGCTGGGCGCGGCGCGCAGTGCGATCGAGGCCGAGAGGAACCGGCTCGCGGATATCGAGCGCCAGAAGCTCCAGCTCGAGCAGAACATCGCCGACGAGAAGGACAAGGTGAAGAAGTGGGAGGCGCGGCTGGCCGAGCAGCGCTCCACTCGCGAGTACTCCGCGCTGGCGCGGGAGATCGACATCGCCAAGAAGGCGAACCTCACCATGGCCGACGAGCTGGTGGAGCTCACCAAAACGCTGGCCACGGCGCGCGAGGCGGTGAAGGGCAAGGAGGCGGAGTTCGCCACCCGGCAGCAGCAGCTGGGCGCTCGGATGAGCGAGCTGCGCGCGAAGCTGGCCGAGGCCGAGAGCCAGGTGAAGGCGCTCGAGGGCCAGCGCTCCGGCGCCGCCGCGGGGGTGGACTCCAACCTGCTGCGCCGCTACGAGGCGATCCGCAAGAAGAAGCTGCCCGCGCTGGTCGGTGTGGTGGCCGGCACGTGCCAGGGCTGCAACATGAACGTGCCCCCGCAGCTCTACAACCAGCTGCGCACCTCGCTGGGCACGGACGTGTGCCCCTCGTGCCACCGCATCATCTACGCGGTGGAAGCGCTCGCCGAGCCCACCTCGAAGTAG
- a CDS encoding ribonuclease HI family protein has translation MPKPTEADILRHIAREEALTATVRAFRGLTRERLGQILEEVAQRLAAGSPEAPAESAPAPAEEPRGATPRLRLYSDGAARGNPGPSGAGAVLIEPGGQVVARLGKYLGNQTNNYAEYMGLLIGLKHAKSLGAKEIEVFADSELLIRQLSGRYQVKSPSLRPLYEEAVKLLNDFSRVKLVHVPRAMNAAADEMSNRAIDERL, from the coding sequence ATGCCGAAGCCGACCGAGGCAGACATCCTCCGCCACATTGCGCGCGAGGAGGCGCTGACGGCGACGGTGCGTGCGTTTCGCGGGCTCACCCGCGAGCGGCTGGGGCAGATCCTGGAGGAGGTCGCCCAGCGGCTGGCGGCCGGCTCACCGGAAGCCCCCGCTGAATCCGCCCCTGCCCCTGCCGAGGAGCCTCGCGGCGCCACGCCTCGCTTGAGGCTGTACTCGGATGGAGCGGCCCGCGGCAACCCGGGCCCCAGCGGCGCGGGCGCGGTGCTGATTGAACCCGGCGGCCAGGTGGTGGCCAGGCTCGGCAAGTACCTGGGCAACCAGACGAACAACTACGCCGAGTACATGGGACTGCTCATTGGCCTGAAGCACGCCAAGTCCCTGGGCGCCAAGGAGATCGAGGTCTTCGCCGACAGCGAGCTGCTCATCCGTCAGCTCAGCGGTCGCTACCAGGTGAAGAGCCCCTCCCTGCGCCCCCTCTATGAGGAGGCGGTGAAGCTCCTCAACGACTTCTCCCGAGTGAAGCTCGTCCACGTCCCGCGAGCGATGAACGCCGCCGCGGACGAGATGAGCAACCGCGCCATCGACGAGCGGCTCTGA
- a CDS encoding alpha/beta hydrolase: MKRRLKWVGIVALVVPLLLAGGLWSASNQLLFPSWKGATRDLAVCGAELAEHWGKECGNLRGTHEFEFSEVRVPSINGYELPGWLIRAEANGRGTAQGAIMLIHGGGSDRRQLTKHIRFFLDRRLDVLTFDLGCHGEAPCPVPGLTYGHRESRDVLSAYLHLASQYDKVYAMGSSVGAASILVALPEMPGLDGVIAENPMASFQRLIEEFPGTRSMPKGFTRLLIQLTMLRGRFDGRLSPERSLPLAKGTPVYFVHSMRDGLVPYQQTQALAEAYSGPKATWFPDKGDHGAIWDADREDYEQRLAGFLDRVM; the protein is encoded by the coding sequence ATGAAACGGCGACTGAAATGGGTGGGAATCGTCGCGCTCGTGGTGCCGCTCCTGTTGGCCGGTGGGCTCTGGTCCGCCAGCAACCAGTTGCTCTTCCCCTCCTGGAAGGGGGCGACCCGGGACCTTGCCGTCTGTGGCGCCGAGCTCGCGGAACACTGGGGCAAGGAGTGCGGGAACCTGCGCGGCACCCACGAGTTCGAGTTCAGCGAAGTCCGTGTGCCCTCCATCAACGGCTATGAGCTGCCCGGGTGGCTCATCCGCGCGGAGGCGAATGGAAGGGGCACGGCGCAGGGCGCCATCATGCTGATCCATGGTGGCGGCTCGGACCGCAGACAGCTCACGAAGCACATCCGCTTCTTCCTGGATCGCCGGCTCGACGTGCTCACGTTCGATCTCGGCTGCCATGGCGAAGCGCCTTGCCCCGTGCCCGGATTGACCTACGGACACCGCGAGTCCCGAGACGTCCTCTCGGCCTACCTCCACCTCGCGAGCCAGTACGACAAGGTGTACGCCATGGGCAGCTCGGTGGGGGCCGCGTCGATCCTGGTCGCGCTGCCCGAGATGCCGGGGCTCGACGGAGTGATCGCGGAGAACCCGATGGCCAGCTTCCAGCGCCTCATCGAGGAGTTTCCGGGGACACGCTCGATGCCCAAGGGATTCACGCGGCTCCTCATCCAGCTGACGATGCTCCGCGGCCGGTTCGATGGGCGGCTCAGCCCGGAGCGCTCCTTGCCGCTCGCGAAGGGAACGCCGGTCTATTTCGTTCACAGCATGCGGGACGGCCTGGTTCCCTATCAGCAGACCCAAGCGCTGGCGGAGGCGTACTCGGGGCCCAAGGCCACCTGGTTTCCGGACAAGGGGGACCACGGCGCCATCTGGGACGCCGATCGCGAGGACTACGAGCAGCGGCTGGCCGGGTTCCTGGACCGCGTGATGTAG
- a CDS encoding ArsR/SmtB family transcription factor: MTTTDPLSATLFALADPTRRGLLARLATGDATVKELAEPYDMSLAAISKHLKVLEGAGLISRGREAQWRPCHLEAEPLQAVSEWLEEYRRFWDRSLDSLAEHLKELQQAAPSAPPPPRKPRR, encoded by the coding sequence ATGACGACGACCGACCCACTCAGCGCCACGCTCTTTGCCCTGGCCGATCCGACGCGGCGGGGACTCCTGGCCCGGCTCGCCACGGGGGACGCCACCGTGAAGGAGCTGGCCGAGCCCTACGACATGAGCCTGGCGGCCATCTCGAAGCACCTGAAGGTGCTGGAAGGCGCGGGCCTCATCTCCCGCGGCCGGGAGGCGCAGTGGCGCCCCTGCCACCTCGAGGCCGAGCCCCTGCAAGCCGTCTCCGAGTGGCTCGAGGAGTACCGGCGCTTCTGGGATCGAAGCCTCGACAGCCTGGCCGAGCACCTGAAGGAGCTGCAGCAGGCCGCTCCCTCGGCTCCGCCCCCACCCCGGAAGCCCCGCAGGTGA
- a CDS encoding SRPBCC domain-containing protein encodes MSALRKDPPMKIDVDPPSVEEAVLVMRRTFDAPRELVWTTLTDPKHVAKWYGGRGFENPVCEMDVRPGGLWRHVMRTPDGAEFKMEFVFVEVVKPEKLVWKNVDHGKHGGPHDNLMTVTLEEAGRQTKWKLVARFTSLADRDAALRMGFTTVLSEGTEKFNDLVKALAGN; translated from the coding sequence ATGTCTGCCCTCCGAAAGGACCCCCCGATGAAGATCGACGTCGATCCCCCCTCCGTCGAAGAGGCGGTGCTCGTCATGCGCCGCACCTTCGACGCCCCTCGCGAGCTGGTGTGGACCACCCTCACCGACCCCAAGCACGTCGCGAAGTGGTACGGCGGCCGTGGCTTCGAGAACCCGGTGTGCGAGATGGACGTGCGCCCTGGCGGGCTGTGGCGTCACGTCATGCGCACGCCGGACGGCGCCGAGTTCAAGATGGAGTTCGTCTTCGTCGAGGTGGTGAAGCCCGAGAAGCTGGTGTGGAAGAACGTCGACCACGGCAAGCACGGCGGCCCCCACGACAACCTCATGACCGTGACGCTGGAGGAGGCCGGCCGGCAGACGAAGTGGAAGCTGGTCGCCCGCTTCACCTCGCTCGCGGACCGTGACGCCGCCCTCCGCATGGGCTTCACCACCGTGCTCTCCGAGGGCACCGAGAAGTTCAACGACCTGGTGAAGGCGCTCGCGGGGAACTGA
- a CDS encoding alpha/beta fold hydrolase, translating into MLATLSRFAGFAVLLAATAALAKPVQTGRQSINGVDYYFEVHGKGEPVLLLHGGLGSIEMFGAALEQLAQSRKVIAVDLHGHGRTALGKREWKLELQGDDMAALVKRLGHEQVDVIGYSMGGGVALRMAIQKPKSVRRLALVSCGFSDDGFHADVRALQVQLTSAAAEGMKETPMYKTYAALAPKVDDFPKLLGILGDLMRQKYDWSKEIPKIEAQVMLVYGDSDMFRLEHAVKFYQLLGGDLRDAGWQRENQSKNRLAIIPDATHYDIFTTPRLISTVLPFLDGKRDNTPWTFQK; encoded by the coding sequence ATGTTGGCAACGCTCAGTCGTTTCGCGGGTTTCGCCGTTCTCCTCGCCGCCACGGCCGCCCTGGCGAAGCCGGTCCAGACCGGCCGCCAGTCGATCAACGGCGTCGACTACTACTTCGAGGTCCACGGCAAGGGAGAGCCGGTGCTGCTGCTCCACGGCGGCCTGGGCTCGATCGAGATGTTCGGCGCCGCGCTCGAGCAGCTCGCCCAGAGCCGCAAGGTGATCGCCGTCGACCTGCACGGCCACGGCCGCACCGCGCTCGGCAAGCGCGAGTGGAAGCTCGAGCTGCAGGGCGACGACATGGCCGCCCTGGTGAAGCGGCTCGGCCACGAGCAGGTCGACGTCATTGGCTACTCGATGGGCGGCGGCGTCGCGCTGCGGATGGCCATCCAGAAGCCGAAGAGCGTGCGGCGCCTGGCGCTGGTCTCGTGCGGCTTCTCGGATGACGGGTTCCACGCCGACGTGCGCGCGCTCCAGGTCCAGCTGACGTCCGCGGCCGCCGAAGGCATGAAGGAGACCCCGATGTACAAGACCTACGCCGCGCTCGCGCCGAAGGTCGACGACTTCCCGAAGCTGCTCGGCATCCTCGGCGACCTGATGCGCCAGAAGTACGACTGGTCGAAGGAGATCCCCAAGATCGAGGCGCAGGTGATGCTGGTCTACGGCGACTCGGACATGTTCCGGCTCGAGCACGCGGTGAAGTTCTACCAGCTGCTCGGAGGCGACCTGCGCGACGCCGGCTGGCAGCGCGAGAACCAGAGCAAGAACCGGCTGGCCATCATCCCCGACGCGACCCACTACGACATCTTCACCACGCCCCGGCTGATCTCGACGGTGCTCCCGTTCCTCGACGGCAAGCGCGACAACACCCCCTGGACCTTCCAGAAGTAG